From a region of the Thiorhodovibrio winogradskyi genome:
- a CDS encoding hydrogenase expression/formation C-terminal domain-containing protein, whose product MSARFGSASAVLHEIRHALARLIETGEPSCIDLAALPFGPGDREQLLGALGEGEVRASIDALGATHIRETRYSGVWLIDYRDSEDERIGLQIEIAPVPRLLPAQAEALPAALDALTSALASNLFPNPSDSGSKPHA is encoded by the coding sequence GTGTCGGCGCGCTTTGGCTCGGCGTCAGCGGTATTGCATGAAATCCGCCACGCCCTCGCGCGGCTGATCGAAACCGGCGAGCCGAGCTGCATTGATCTCGCGGCTCTGCCGTTCGGCCCTGGCGACCGGGAGCAGTTGCTCGGTGCCTTGGGCGAGGGCGAAGTGCGCGCGAGTATTGATGCCTTGGGCGCGACGCATATCCGGGAAACCCGTTACAGCGGCGTCTGGCTGATCGATTATCGCGACAGCGAGGACGAGCGCATCGGTCTGCAGATCGAGATCGCGCCGGTGCCGCGGCTGTTGCCGGCCCAGGCCGAGGCGTTGCCGGCGGCGCTGGATGCTCTGACCTCCGCGCTCGCATCCAACCTTTTTCCCAACCCATCCGACTCAGGGAGTAAGCCCCATGCATGA
- a CDS encoding TRZ/ATZ family hydrolase, with product MDVELLIHADWILPVDAQDRTLAQHSIAIERGRIAALLPSAEAREQIQAKTTLTLRGHALIPGLINAHTHSPMALLRGLADDLPLMTWLHEHIWPAEGRWVDPDFVADGTRLALLEMLRGGITCFNDMYFYPEVTARVAAEAGMRAIIGMILVDFPTRYAENPEQYFSRGLSLHERYREHHLIRAAFAPHSPYAVSEQPLQRVATLAEELQVPVHIHLHETRDEVSQSLRDHGERPLARLDRLGLLSPLLVAIHMTQLGDEEIDRLAQSGAHVVHCPESNLKLASGFCPVTKLLKAGVNVALGTDGAASNNDLNLLGEMRTAALLAKGVAQSASALPAATALRMATLNGARALGLEEETGSLEVGKAADLVALDLSDPHTQPLYNACSQIIYAASSHQVRHVWISGQQVIRAGEPLTLEPERVLSEARAWGERIAEERNR from the coding sequence ATGGACGTAGAACTTCTGATCCACGCGGACTGGATATTGCCAGTCGACGCCCAAGACCGCACCCTCGCGCAACACAGCATCGCCATTGAGCGCGGGCGTATCGCCGCCTTGCTGCCCAGCGCCGAGGCACGCGAGCAAATCCAAGCTAAAACCACCCTGACACTTCGCGGTCACGCGCTCATCCCTGGCCTGATTAACGCCCACACCCATTCCCCCATGGCGCTGCTGCGTGGGCTGGCCGACGACCTACCGCTGATGACTTGGCTGCATGAGCATATCTGGCCGGCCGAGGGGCGTTGGGTCGATCCGGACTTTGTCGCCGACGGTACCCGGCTGGCGCTGCTCGAGATGCTGCGTGGCGGCATCACCTGCTTCAACGACATGTATTTTTACCCGGAGGTGACCGCCCGGGTCGCCGCCGAGGCCGGTATGCGCGCCATCATTGGCATGATCCTGGTCGACTTCCCCACCCGCTATGCCGAGAATCCCGAGCAATACTTCAGTCGCGGATTGTCCCTGCACGAGCGCTATCGCGAGCATCATCTGATCCGCGCCGCCTTCGCGCCCCACTCGCCCTACGCCGTCTCCGAGCAACCTCTGCAACGGGTCGCGACCCTGGCCGAGGAACTCCAGGTGCCGGTGCACATCCATCTGCACGAAACCCGCGACGAGGTCAGCCAATCACTGCGCGATCATGGCGAACGCCCACTGGCGCGCCTGGACCGCCTAGGTCTGCTGAGCCCGCTGCTGGTGGCCATCCACATGACTCAGCTCGGGGACGAGGAAATTGACCGCCTGGCGCAAAGCGGCGCTCATGTAGTGCATTGCCCAGAGTCCAACCTCAAACTCGCCAGCGGCTTCTGCCCGGTGACCAAACTGCTCAAGGCCGGGGTGAATGTTGCCCTAGGCACTGACGGCGCCGCCAGCAACAACGATCTCAACCTGCTCGGCGAGATGCGCACCGCCGCCCTGCTGGCCAAGGGCGTGGCGCAGTCCGCCTCGGCCCTGCCGGCGGCCACCGCGCTGCGCATGGCTACCCTTAATGGCGCCCGCGCGCTTGGCCTGGAAGAGGAAACCGGTTCGCTCGAAGTGGGCAAGGCCGCTGATCTGGTCGCCCTGGATCTCAGCGACCCCCACACCCAGCCGCTCTACAATGCCTGCTCGCAGATCATCTATGCCGCCAGCAGCCATCAAGTTCGCCATGTGTGGATCAGCGGACAGCAGGTCATTCGCGCTGGCGAGCCGCTCACGCTCGAGCCCGAGCGCGTCTTGAGCGAGGCCCGCGCATGGGGCGAGCGCATCGCCGAAGAGCGGAACCGCTGA
- a CDS encoding TusE/DsrC/DsvC family sulfur relay protein, whose product MYAAQQSALGVSFNKKGFMADFGAWNHEVAAALAAEQGLELSECHWAVIDFLRDYYEFHEMPPTPKVLIRELGQRLSPHTPCTKRKLEGLFPGGGCKQACQIAGLPDYYCHSC is encoded by the coding sequence ATGTATGCAGCCCAACAATCCGCGCTTGGCGTTAGCTTTAACAAAAAAGGCTTCATGGCCGATTTTGGCGCCTGGAATCATGAGGTGGCCGCCGCCCTGGCGGCCGAGCAGGGGTTGGAGCTCAGCGAGTGCCATTGGGCGGTGATCGACTTTCTGCGCGATTACTATGAGTTCCATGAAATGCCACCGACGCCCAAGGTCCTCATTCGCGAACTTGGGCAGCGGCTCTCTCCTCACACGCCTTGCACCAAGCGCAAGCTCGAAGGGCTGTTTCCAGGTGGCGGCTGCAAGCAGGCCTGTCAGATTGCCGGCCTGCCGGATTATTACTGCCATTCCTGCTGA
- a CDS encoding DNA-3-methyladenine glycosylase I translates to MNSPERDRCGWCGKDPLYIAYHDQEWGVPEHDERRLFEFLLLEGAQAGLSWITILRKREGYRQAFVDFDPERIARFDERDIARLLANAAIVRNRLKIEAAIHNARALLELYDAGGNLDDRLWQQVDGTPLRNHWQVLEQVPVSTSQSKAMSRDLRKLGFKFVGPTICYALMQAVGIVNDHLITCFRHTELDHRDMS, encoded by the coding sequence TTGAACAGCCCGGAGCGCGACCGCTGTGGTTGGTGCGGCAAGGACCCTCTCTATATCGCCTACCATGACCAGGAATGGGGCGTGCCTGAACATGACGAGCGGCGTCTGTTTGAGTTTCTGCTGCTCGAGGGCGCTCAGGCTGGCCTAAGTTGGATCACCATACTGCGCAAGCGCGAGGGCTACCGCCAAGCCTTCGTTGACTTCGACCCCGAACGCATCGCGCGCTTTGACGAGCGGGACATCGCGCGCCTGCTGGCCAATGCGGCCATTGTGCGTAATCGATTGAAGATCGAAGCCGCCATCCACAACGCCAGGGCACTGCTGGAGCTTTACGATGCGGGCGGCAATTTAGATGATCGTCTGTGGCAACAGGTGGATGGGACACCGCTGAGGAATCACTGGCAAGTGCTCGAACAGGTTCCGGTAAGCACATCACAATCCAAGGCGATGAGTCGCGATCTGCGCAAACTCGGATTCAAGTTTGTCGGTCCAACCATCTGCTATGCGCTGATGCAGGCTGTGGGAATAGTGAACGATCATCTGATAACTTGCTTTCGCCACACCGAACTCGATCACCGCGACATGTCCTGA
- a CDS encoding type 1 glutamine amidotransferase — protein MRLRVLQHVPFEGPAHIGAWANRRGHALAISHLYAGDPPPMLDDFDGLVVMGGPMGVHDEAEHSWLSAEKTCIENAIAAGRPLIGVCLGAQLIAQALGAKVTRNAEREIGWLPIELMHDALAEPCCSGLPARFDAFHWHGDRFDIPAGALHLARSPACDSQAFLYQGRVLGLQCHLESVPSSIAALCEHCADELSPGLFVQTAAEMRTAPPAAFEQIHAVLEQLLDAVVSRGVPT, from the coding sequence ATGCGTCTGCGCGTGCTGCAACACGTCCCTTTCGAAGGTCCTGCGCATATTGGCGCTTGGGCCAACCGGCGCGGTCATGCGCTTGCCATCTCGCATCTCTATGCCGGCGACCCACCACCAATGCTCGATGACTTCGATGGGCTAGTGGTCATGGGAGGCCCCATGGGCGTGCATGACGAGGCCGAGCACTCTTGGCTCAGTGCCGAGAAGACCTGTATCGAAAACGCCATCGCCGCCGGTCGACCACTAATAGGCGTGTGTCTGGGTGCGCAATTGATCGCCCAGGCCCTGGGTGCGAAAGTCACCAGGAATGCCGAGCGTGAGATCGGCTGGTTGCCGATTGAACTCATGCATGATGCCCTGGCCGAGCCCTGCTGCAGTGGTCTGCCGGCGCGCTTCGACGCCTTTCACTGGCATGGCGACCGCTTCGACATCCCTGCCGGTGCGCTGCATCTCGCGCGCAGTCCGGCCTGCGACTCCCAAGCTTTTCTCTACCAAGGCCGGGTGCTCGGACTCCAATGCCATCTGGAGTCGGTGCCAAGCAGTATCGCGGCCCTGTGCGAGCACTGTGCCGATGAACTCAGCCCCGGCCTTTTCGTGCAGACCGCCGCCGAGATGCGCACAGCGCCACCGGCAGCTTTTGAGCAGATTCATGCCGTGCTTGAACAACTGCTTGACGCCGTCGTGTCGCGTGGAGTTCCAACTTGA
- a CDS encoding nickel-dependent hydrogenase large subunit, whose amino-acid sequence MSERIVVDPITRIEGHLRIEAELDGGRIASAYSSGTMVRGIENILRGRDPRDAWAYVQRICGVCTLVHGLAAVRAVEDALDYPIPPNAQLVRNLMIGAQYIHDHVMHFYHLHALDWVDVVSALSADPAATSSLAQSLSAWPKSSPGYFAEVQQRVKTFVESGQLGIFANGYWGHPAYKLPPEANLMAVAHYLEALAWQREVAKLHAIFGGKNPHPNFVVGGLPSPIDLDSDSAINSKKLSQVAEIIAAMRSFVSQVYLPDTLAIASFYKDWAERGEGLGNFLCYGDLPATDFKDPNGLLFPRGVILGRDLGTIHPVDLDAEGEIQEFITHSWYRYKGGKDQGLHPYQGETRLDYDKRGGPKPPFKQLDISDGYSWLKSPRWKGHSVEVGPLARMLLLYADTKAQAHAQAKELVDSSLAQLGLPVTALYSTLGRTAARALESQIVADGLQGWYDSLIANIRAGDTKTFNEALWEPSSWPNEARGAGFMEAPRGALGHWIDIRQGRIHNYQAVVPSTWNAGPRDAEGVPGAYEAALAHNTELHDPTQPIEILRTIHSFDPCLACAVHLHDPEGGEPIRIQVV is encoded by the coding sequence ATGAGCGAGCGCATTGTTGTTGATCCCATCACCCGCATCGAGGGTCATCTGCGCATTGAGGCCGAGCTGGACGGCGGGCGCATCGCCTCGGCCTATTCCTCCGGCACCATGGTGCGCGGCATCGAGAACATTCTGCGCGGGCGCGACCCGCGCGATGCCTGGGCTTATGTACAGCGCATCTGCGGCGTCTGCACCCTGGTGCATGGCCTCGCGGCGGTGCGCGCGGTCGAGGACGCGCTCGATTACCCCATCCCGCCCAATGCACAGCTGGTGCGCAATCTGATGATTGGCGCCCAGTACATCCACGACCATGTGATGCATTTTTATCATCTGCATGCGCTCGACTGGGTGGATGTGGTCTCGGCGCTCAGCGCCGATCCGGCGGCGACTTCCAGCCTGGCGCAATCTTTAAGCGCCTGGCCCAAATCCTCGCCCGGCTATTTCGCCGAGGTGCAACAGCGGGTGAAGACCTTTGTCGAGTCCGGTCAGCTCGGCATCTTCGCCAACGGCTACTGGGGCCATCCGGCCTACAAGCTGCCGCCCGAGGCCAATCTGATGGCGGTGGCGCATTACCTGGAAGCACTCGCCTGGCAGCGTGAGGTGGCCAAGCTCCACGCCATCTTCGGCGGCAAGAATCCGCATCCCAACTTCGTGGTCGGCGGCCTGCCCTCGCCGATCGATCTGGACTCAGACTCGGCCATCAACAGCAAGAAGCTGTCACAGGTGGCCGAGATCATCGCCGCTATGCGCAGCTTTGTCAGTCAGGTTTATCTGCCCGACACCCTGGCCATCGCCAGCTTCTACAAAGACTGGGCCGAACGCGGCGAGGGGCTGGGTAATTTTCTCTGCTACGGCGATCTGCCGGCGACGGATTTCAAGGATCCCAACGGCCTGCTGTTCCCGCGCGGTGTCATCCTCGGGCGCGATCTCGGCACCATTCATCCGGTCGATCTCGACGCCGAGGGCGAGATTCAGGAGTTCATCACCCATTCCTGGTATCGCTACAAGGGTGGCAAGGACCAGGGTCTGCATCCCTACCAGGGCGAAACCCGGCTGGACTACGACAAGCGCGGCGGCCCCAAACCACCGTTTAAGCAGCTTGATATCAGCGATGGCTATTCCTGGCTCAAATCGCCACGCTGGAAAGGCCATTCGGTCGAGGTCGGCCCGCTCGCGCGCATGTTGCTGCTCTACGCCGACACCAAGGCCCAGGCGCATGCCCAGGCCAAGGAGTTGGTCGATTCCAGCCTCGCCCAGCTCGGCCTGCCAGTGACGGCGCTTTATTCCACCCTGGGGCGCACCGCCGCGCGCGCGCTTGAGTCCCAGATCGTCGCCGACGGCCTACAAGGCTGGTACGACAGCCTGATCGCCAACATCCGCGCGGGTGACACCAAGACCTTTAACGAAGCGCTGTGGGAGCCCTCAAGCTGGCCCAACGAGGCCCGCGGCGCCGGTTTCATGGAAGCCCCGCGCGGCGCCCTGGGCCATTGGATCGACATCAGACAGGGGCGCATCCACAACTACCAAGCGGTGGTGCCCTCCACCTGGAACGCCGGCCCGCGCGATGCCGAGGGTGTGCCTGGCGCCTATGAAGCGGCACTGGCCCACAACACCGAACTGCACGACCCGACGCAGCCGATTGAGATCCTGCGCACCATTCACTCTTTCGACCCCTGCCTGGCCTGCGCTGTGCATTTGCATGATCCCGAGGGTGGGGAGCCGATCAGGATTCAGGTGGTCTGA
- a CDS encoding polysaccharide deacetylase family protein, with amino-acid sequence MRIGLKVDVNTLRGTMKGIPNLLRLFAHHEIQATFLFSLGPDNTGRALGRIFRPGFFAKGHHTSMVSHYGVRSLLNGTLLPAPDIGRRAAPILREVRAAGHEVGIHCYDHVRWQHNVARSDRAWTRTELTLASEAFQRIFGQTARVHGAAGWQLNSHLPALEAELGIQYASDTRGRHPFVPVVEGSTRACVQIPTTLPTLDELMNQPQVRDHELHQVLYQCSRELAPGAHVLTLHAEREGMTLQPVLERLLIMWQSAGDDLVPLREIAAGLDVMRLPRHRIAWGEVPGCFGRLALQGTVSAGEG; translated from the coding sequence ATGCGCATCGGTCTGAAGGTCGATGTCAATACCCTGCGCGGGACCATGAAGGGGATCCCCAACCTGCTGCGGCTGTTCGCACACCATGAAATCCAGGCCACTTTTCTGTTTAGCTTGGGGCCGGACAATACCGGGCGCGCGCTGGGGCGCATTTTTCGCCCTGGTTTTTTTGCCAAGGGGCATCACACCTCGATGGTCAGTCATTATGGGGTTCGCTCCCTGCTCAATGGTACCCTGCTGCCGGCACCGGACATTGGCCGGCGAGCTGCGCCTATCCTTCGCGAGGTACGCGCGGCGGGTCACGAGGTGGGCATTCACTGTTATGACCATGTGCGCTGGCAACACAATGTCGCGCGCAGTGATCGCGCCTGGACGCGCACCGAGCTGACCTTGGCCAGTGAGGCCTTTCAGCGTATTTTCGGGCAAACCGCCCGGGTGCATGGCGCAGCCGGCTGGCAGTTGAATAGCCATCTACCGGCACTGGAAGCCGAACTTGGCATCCAATACGCCAGCGATACCCGCGGGCGCCATCCCTTTGTGCCGGTTGTCGAGGGGAGCACGCGCGCATGTGTACAGATTCCGACCACTTTACCCACCCTGGATGAACTCATGAATCAGCCCCAGGTGCGCGACCACGAGCTGCACCAAGTGCTCTATCAGTGCTCACGCGAACTCGCTCCCGGTGCTCATGTGCTGACCTTGCATGCCGAACGCGAGGGCATGACACTGCAACCGGTGCTCGAACGCCTGCTGATCATGTGGCAAAGTGCAGGCGATGATCTGGTCCCGCTGCGTGAGATTGCCGCCGGTCTGGATGTCATGCGGCTGCCGCGCCACCGCATTGCCTGGGGTGAAGTGCCGGGATGCTTCGGTCGCCTGGCGCTGCAAGGCACGGTCTCCGCGGGCGAGGGGTGA
- the mtnA gene encoding S-methyl-5-thioribose-1-phosphate isomerase: protein METTTTLVAHPDHAVLWHDERLYLLDQRLLPETTAFVVCESAQDAARAITDMVVRGAPAIGVAAAYAVVLAARARVADAGNHWRERIAEDLRQLAAARPTAINLSWAIERMRAFMASLDHLDPVPALLAEAKRIHAEDLAANQRIGELGAGLIASATAVVTHCNAGALATGGYGTALGVVRSAHAAGKITRVYADETRPWMQGSRLTAWELMASGIPVTLQADGAAASLMARGEIGWVIVGSDRIAANGDVCNKIGTYGLAILARHFGIRFMVAAPTSTIDLSVSSGAEIPIEERAADEVLACGGKRLAPEAAEARNPVFDVTPAALVDAIVTERGVIEQPDAAKLERLMGGS from the coding sequence ATGGAAACCACAACAACCTTGGTCGCTCACCCGGATCATGCCGTTCTTTGGCATGACGAGCGTTTGTATTTGCTCGATCAGCGCCTGCTGCCTGAAACCACAGCCTTTGTCGTCTGCGAGAGCGCCCAAGACGCCGCTCGGGCCATCACCGATATGGTTGTGCGCGGCGCCCCTGCAATTGGCGTGGCGGCAGCCTATGCCGTTGTCCTGGCAGCCCGGGCACGGGTGGCCGATGCCGGCAACCATTGGCGCGAGCGGATCGCCGAGGACCTGCGGCAACTGGCCGCCGCGCGCCCGACAGCCATTAATCTCTCCTGGGCCATTGAGCGCATGCGTGCCTTCATGGCATCGCTGGATCATCTCGACCCGGTGCCAGCGCTGTTGGCCGAGGCCAAGCGCATTCATGCCGAGGACCTGGCCGCCAATCAGCGCATTGGCGAGCTGGGTGCCGGGTTGATCGCCTCCGCCACGGCCGTGGTCACCCATTGTAATGCCGGTGCTCTGGCCACCGGCGGCTATGGCACCGCTTTGGGCGTGGTGCGCAGTGCCCATGCCGCCGGCAAGATCACCCGCGTCTATGCCGATGAAACCCGCCCCTGGATGCAGGGCAGCCGCCTGACCGCCTGGGAGCTGATGGCCTCGGGTATCCCCGTGACCCTGCAGGCCGATGGCGCGGCCGCCAGTCTGATGGCCAGAGGCGAGATCGGCTGGGTGATCGTGGGCTCTGATCGCATCGCGGCCAATGGCGATGTGTGTAATAAAATCGGGACCTACGGGCTGGCCATCCTGGCACGGCATTTTGGCATTCGCTTCATGGTCGCGGCGCCCACCTCGACCATCGACCTGTCGGTCTCTAGTGGCGCCGAGATTCCCATCGAGGAGCGGGCGGCGGACGAGGTGCTCGCTTGTGGCGGTAAACGCTTGGCGCCCGAGGCCGCCGAGGCACGCAATCCGGTGTTTGATGTGACCCCAGCGGCGCTGGTGGATGCCATTGTGACCGAGCGCGGCGTCATTGAGCAGCCCGATGCCGCGAAACTGGAACGCTTGATGGGGGGCAGCTGA
- a CDS encoding (Fe-S)-binding protein: protein MSETAINSTTEPTVASFSLERGLQAWREEIDAPTAAFFSSCVHCGLCAQACPFFVETGDPKYTPIHKLEPLRRLWEREFTLWGKLKTRLGFSQPIDDALLEEWEPLLYDSCSMCGRCSMVCPVGNDIQYMIRKTREGMVASGHAPEGLIAASVRAVNTGSPMGLQWKTLDVQIKHVETASGLTVPIDQAGADYLVLLSSMEIINFPEYLEAIAKIFDHAEVSWTLSQECFEATNAGVQIGSKDIAAVLVQRVVDAAVKLGVKNVISPECGHAYTGIRWEGPNVIGRAYPFKVFHIIEVLDQLRADGRLRTEGMETDRLSMHDPCNLARKSGVIEQQRHLMKLVAENFIDMKEHGKYQWCCGAGGGVSSNERAEELKMAAFRRKKAQIEEIRPDRLVTMCATCRTQLEEGLEEYTMDIPVVGLTEMIAEHLVEGEPS, encoded by the coding sequence ATGAGTGAAACAGCGATCAACAGCACAACAGAACCCACGGTGGCGTCTTTTTCGCTGGAGCGCGGCCTGCAAGCCTGGCGCGAGGAAATCGACGCGCCCACGGCGGCGTTTTTCTCCAGCTGCGTGCATTGCGGGCTTTGCGCCCAGGCCTGCCCGTTTTTTGTCGAAACCGGCGATCCGAAATACACGCCGATTCATAAGCTCGAACCCCTGCGCCGTCTGTGGGAACGGGAATTCACCCTCTGGGGCAAGCTCAAGACGCGCCTGGGCTTCAGCCAGCCCATTGATGACGCCCTGCTGGAGGAATGGGAGCCACTGCTGTACGACTCCTGCTCCATGTGCGGGCGCTGTTCCATGGTGTGCCCGGTGGGCAATGACATCCAATACATGATCCGCAAGACGCGCGAGGGCATGGTCGCCTCCGGTCACGCGCCCGAGGGGCTGATCGCCGCCTCGGTGCGCGCGGTCAATACCGGCAGCCCCATGGGCTTGCAGTGGAAAACGCTGGATGTGCAAATCAAGCATGTGGAAACCGCCAGCGGCCTGACGGTGCCCATCGACCAGGCCGGCGCCGATTACCTGGTGCTGCTGTCCTCGATGGAGATCATCAACTTCCCCGAGTATCTGGAAGCCATCGCCAAGATCTTCGACCATGCCGAGGTGTCCTGGACGCTCAGCCAGGAGTGCTTCGAGGCCACCAATGCCGGGGTGCAGATTGGCTCCAAGGACATCGCCGCCGTGCTGGTGCAGCGGGTGGTGGACGCGGCGGTCAAGCTCGGGGTGAAGAATGTCATCAGCCCCGAGTGCGGCCATGCCTATACCGGCATCCGCTGGGAAGGGCCGAATGTGATCGGCCGCGCCTATCCCTTCAAAGTCTTCCATATCATCGAGGTGCTCGATCAACTGCGCGCCGACGGCCGGCTGCGCACCGAGGGCATGGAGACGGATCGGCTCAGCATGCACGACCCCTGCAATCTCGCGCGCAAGAGCGGCGTGATCGAGCAGCAGCGCCACCTGATGAAGCTGGTCGCCGAGAACTTCATCGACATGAAGGAGCACGGCAAGTACCAATGGTGCTGCGGCGCCGGCGGCGGCGTCAGCTCCAACGAACGCGCCGAGGAGCTGAAAATGGCCGCCTTCCGCCGCAAGAAGGCGCAGATCGAGGAAATCCGCCCGGATCGGCTGGTAACCATGTGCGCGACCTGCCGCACTCAGCTTGAGGAAGGCCTGGAGGAATACACCATGGACATCCCGGTGGTCGGGCTGACCGAAATGATCGCCGAGCATCTGGTTGAAGGAGAGCCCTCATGA
- a CDS encoding hydrogenase small subunit codes for MHDRPTLGETLERQGVSRRGFLKFCVTTASLLALPPTAATAIAEALGQARRPSVIWLSFQECTGCTESLTRSFAPTLENLILETISLDYHHTLQAAAGEAAERAREEAMHANEGQYLVVVDGSLPGPGANPGYSTIAGISNLQMLEETLAGAAAVVAVGSCAAFGGLPMADPNPTGAVPVSKVVRDKPVINVSGCPPLPMVITGVLAHYLTFGRLPELDEYGRPLAFFGQSIHDRCYRRPFYDKGLFAETFDDEGAKKGWCLYRLGCKGPMAYNACATMKWNGGTSWPIESGHPCLGCSEPDFWDAGGFYRALSVPTGDIATTAAVGGLLGAAAGGAAVVKTRRAKADAISAHRPITAEELEQQL; via the coding sequence ATGCATGATCGCCCGACTCTCGGCGAGACGCTCGAACGCCAGGGCGTATCCCGGCGCGGCTTTCTGAAGTTCTGCGTGACCACCGCGTCTTTGTTGGCCTTGCCTCCGACGGCGGCGACCGCCATCGCCGAGGCCCTGGGCCAGGCGCGCCGGCCCTCGGTGATCTGGCTGTCGTTTCAGGAATGCACCGGCTGCACCGAGTCCTTAACGCGCAGCTTCGCGCCCACGCTCGAGAATTTGATCCTGGAGACCATTTCGCTCGACTATCACCACACCCTGCAAGCCGCCGCTGGCGAGGCGGCCGAGCGCGCGCGCGAAGAAGCCATGCACGCCAACGAAGGCCAGTATCTGGTGGTGGTCGATGGCTCCCTGCCGGGGCCGGGCGCCAATCCGGGCTACTCGACCATCGCCGGGATCAGCAATTTGCAGATGCTGGAGGAAACCCTGGCCGGCGCCGCCGCCGTGGTCGCGGTCGGCAGTTGCGCGGCTTTTGGCGGACTGCCGATGGCTGATCCCAACCCCACGGGCGCGGTGCCGGTGTCCAAGGTGGTGCGCGACAAACCGGTGATCAACGTCTCCGGCTGCCCGCCGCTGCCCATGGTGATCACCGGCGTGCTGGCGCATTATCTGACCTTCGGCCGCCTGCCCGAGTTGGACGAGTATGGCCGGCCGCTGGCGTTTTTTGGCCAGTCGATTCACGACCGCTGCTATCGCCGGCCCTTCTACGACAAGGGGCTGTTCGCCGAGACCTTCGATGACGAGGGCGCGAAAAAGGGCTGGTGCCTGTATCGGCTCGGCTGCAAGGGACCCATGGCCTACAACGCCTGCGCCACCATGAAGTGGAACGGCGGCACCAGCTGGCCGATTGAGTCCGGCCATCCCTGCCTGGGTTGCTCGGAGCCGGATTTTTGGGACGCGGGAGGCTTTTATCGCGCGCTCTCGGTGCCGACGGGCGATATTGCCACCACGGCCGCCGTCGGTGGTCTGCTCGGCGCCGCCGCCGGTGGCGCGGCGGTGGTCAAGACGCGCCGTGCCAAGGCGGATGCGATCAGCGCGCATCGCCCCATCACCGCCGAGGAACTGGAGCAACAGCTATGA
- a CDS encoding glutathione peroxidase, which translates to MVDHVKAEQNCAPALDFEVRRLASDETIKLCDEFGGKVILMVNTASKCGFTGQYEGLEALYDKYRERGFVVLGFPSNDFANQEPADEEKIQEFCRLTYSVEFPMFEKSHVKRGKASPLFQSLAEQTGVYPKWNFYKYLIDRDGRVVQAFASMTGPESSKMIKAIERLL; encoded by the coding sequence ATGGTGGATCATGTAAAGGCCGAGCAGAACTGTGCTCCGGCTCTAGATTTCGAGGTTCGACGCTTGGCCAGCGACGAGACCATCAAACTGTGCGATGAGTTCGGCGGCAAGGTGATTCTGATGGTCAATACCGCGAGCAAATGCGGCTTTACCGGCCAGTACGAAGGACTTGAGGCGCTTTACGATAAATACCGCGAACGCGGCTTTGTGGTGCTGGGCTTCCCGTCCAATGACTTTGCCAATCAGGAACCGGCGGACGAGGAAAAAATTCAGGAATTTTGCCGGCTGACCTATTCGGTTGAGTTTCCGATGTTCGAGAAGTCCCACGTCAAGAGGGGTAAGGCCAGCCCGCTGTTTCAGTCCCTGGCCGAGCAGACCGGCGTCTATCCCAAGTGGAATTTCTACAAGTATCTGATTGATCGTGACGGTCGTGTCGTACAGGCTTTTGCCAGCATGACCGGGCCCGAAAGTAGCAAGATGATCAAGGCCATAGAGCGACTGCTATAA